In Novosphingobium resinovorum, the following are encoded in one genomic region:
- a CDS encoding efflux RND transporter periplasmic adaptor subunit: MALCLAPRSRLLFALLVSASLSACSGQSDVEKPDAPPGLEQMIRQGFVKAQRVGEGAGGFGLPLPARVAFEAQGMAAIDTPVAARIVSIAVRPGEIVKRGDALVTLVGAEVAGTRSDVTQASARLAAAEDMLRRQNEMVRRGVGTEVERFGAETAAREARAEYARASRASAMIGGGDGATFTLRAPVGGTVLGLKASIGSIADAGGDPIMEIGDPTRLWIVADAAESDLSGVRPGMEAQVTVAGVTVPARVDGVGSLIDSDQRRVPIYLRLSDRPAGMTAGMLAEVRLPGQAAITVPTDAVLVKDGGNRVVYVRTTKGAVARPVQVGASRAGRIVITSGLKLGETIITHGALLLDSSASQQL; this comes from the coding sequence ATGGCACTGTGCTTGGCGCCGCGTTCGCGTCTTCTATTCGCGCTGCTGGTATCGGCAAGCCTTTCCGCCTGTTCGGGCCAAAGCGACGTCGAGAAGCCCGATGCGCCGCCGGGACTGGAGCAGATGATCCGGCAGGGCTTCGTGAAGGCGCAGCGGGTGGGCGAGGGGGCAGGCGGCTTCGGCCTTCCACTGCCCGCGCGGGTGGCATTCGAGGCGCAGGGCATGGCGGCGATCGACACACCCGTAGCGGCCCGGATCGTCTCGATCGCGGTGCGCCCCGGAGAGATCGTCAAGCGCGGCGACGCGCTGGTCACGCTGGTCGGCGCGGAAGTGGCCGGAACGCGATCGGACGTGACGCAGGCGAGTGCGCGCCTTGCCGCCGCCGAAGACATGCTGCGCCGCCAGAACGAAATGGTGCGCCGGGGCGTGGGCACCGAAGTGGAGCGCTTCGGTGCGGAAACCGCCGCACGCGAAGCCCGCGCGGAATATGCCCGTGCGTCTCGCGCTTCCGCGATGATCGGTGGCGGTGATGGCGCCACGTTCACCCTGCGCGCGCCGGTAGGCGGCACCGTGCTCGGACTCAAGGCCAGTATTGGTTCCATAGCGGATGCGGGCGGCGATCCGATCATGGAGATCGGCGATCCGACGCGCCTGTGGATCGTCGCCGATGCCGCCGAAAGCGACTTGTCCGGGGTGCGTCCCGGCATGGAAGCGCAAGTCACGGTCGCCGGGGTGACCGTTCCCGCGCGGGTCGATGGTGTCGGCTCGCTGATCGATAGCGACCAGCGCCGCGTTCCCATCTATCTGCGCCTGTCCGACCGGCCTGCGGGCATGACCGCCGGAATGCTTGCCGAAGTGCGTTTGCCGGGACAAGCTGCGATCACCGTCCCGACCGATGCCGTGCTCGTCAAGGATGGCGGCAACCGGGTTGTCTATGTGCGCACCACCAAGGGCGCCGTTGCGCGTCCCGTGCAGGTGGGCGCATCGCGCGCAGGGCGCATCGTCATCACCTCAGGCCTGAAGCTGGGTGAGACCATCATCACGCACGGCGCCCTGCTGCTCGACAGCAGCGCCAGCCAGCAACTCTGA
- a CDS encoding response regulator has product MRLLLVEDDADLRETIARALELAGHRTDAVAAGEAADLALHGGGYDLVVLDLGLPDLDGLDLLRRVRGRRDATPILILTARDAIDDRIAGLRAGADDYLVKPFALGELEARIEAIRRRLSGTVVRLVNGPLEFDPETRRAFVEGQPIDLSLRETDMLEALIGRVGEVVQKAKLAQQMSNWDREVATNSIEVYVSRLRRKLAANAVRIRTIHGLGYLMEHHRNG; this is encoded by the coding sequence ATGCGGTTGCTACTGGTCGAGGACGATGCGGACTTGCGTGAGACGATCGCCCGCGCACTCGAACTGGCCGGGCATCGCACCGATGCGGTCGCTGCCGGAGAGGCCGCAGATCTGGCGCTGCATGGCGGCGGCTATGATCTCGTCGTGCTCGATCTGGGCTTGCCAGATCTCGATGGGCTGGACCTCCTGCGCCGGGTGCGCGGCCGGCGCGATGCGACCCCGATCCTGATCCTGACCGCCCGCGACGCCATCGACGATCGCATCGCCGGATTGCGCGCGGGCGCCGACGACTATCTCGTCAAACCTTTCGCGCTGGGAGAGCTTGAAGCCCGCATCGAAGCGATCCGCCGGCGCCTTTCCGGTACGGTGGTCCGGCTCGTCAATGGACCGCTGGAGTTCGATCCCGAGACGCGCCGGGCTTTCGTCGAAGGGCAGCCCATAGACTTGTCGCTACGGGAAACCGACATGCTGGAAGCGCTGATCGGCCGCGTCGGCGAAGTCGTGCAAAAGGCGAAGCTCGCCCAGCAGATGAGCAACTGGGACCGCGAAGTCGCCACCAACAGCATCGAAGTCTACGTCAGCCGTCTGCGCCGGAAGCTGGCCGCCAATGCGGTGCGTATCCGCACCATTCATGGCCTCGGTTATCTGATGGAACACCATCGCAATGGCTAG
- a CDS encoding sensor histidine kinase, with the protein MRRRLLAWLLPTTLALAAIWLWASYAIVVHFVNVAYDRSLEDSVETIARQVVSSNGTFSVDLPPAARQMLEFDRVDQIRYLMIDDTGMRHVGNAGVPAPTTTVTNSHGNIFYGARIEGRDFRIVQTRVAGDGGRFMLVRVAETRQKRNMLSREVMAYMVAPQSLFLMGIILLIWIGVGRGIAPLARVRDAIARLDPNDLRHIDDHALPMELHQQVGVINSLIARLAALLSAQRRFIADASHQLRTPLTNMRTQVELALRTTTYDDMRAMLEKVDAAGTRLVRLTGQLLTLSRIEAGSDGFANFASFPIDVVVADVVSWAIPSALEKNIEICFEAGDGNIPFHGDQHPIEQLVSNLVDNAIRYTPEFGVILIQLSKQTDTVRLIIQDSGPGLSEHDRERVLNRFDRGAQPSGSGSGLGLNIAQEVVRLHRGTIRLLDGHGDGLRVEVCLPLEIRPEL; encoded by the coding sequence ATGCGCAGGCGGCTGCTGGCGTGGCTGCTGCCAACAACGCTGGCGCTGGCCGCGATCTGGCTATGGGCCTCCTACGCGATCGTCGTTCATTTCGTGAACGTGGCCTACGACCGTTCGCTGGAGGACTCGGTCGAAACGATCGCGCGGCAGGTCGTCAGTTCCAACGGCACCTTCTCGGTCGACCTGCCGCCTGCGGCCCGGCAAATGCTGGAATTCGACCGGGTGGACCAGATCCGCTACCTGATGATCGACGATACCGGCATGCGCCATGTCGGCAATGCAGGCGTCCCTGCCCCCACCACGACCGTAACCAACTCCCACGGCAACATCTTCTACGGCGCCCGGATAGAGGGCCGGGACTTTCGGATCGTGCAGACCCGCGTAGCCGGTGACGGGGGCCGCTTCATGCTGGTGCGCGTCGCGGAAACCAGGCAGAAGCGCAACATGCTCTCGCGCGAGGTCATGGCCTACATGGTCGCGCCGCAATCGCTGTTCCTCATGGGGATCATCCTCCTCATCTGGATCGGCGTCGGAAGAGGCATCGCGCCGCTAGCCAGGGTTCGCGACGCGATCGCGCGGCTCGACCCCAACGACCTGCGGCATATCGATGACCATGCACTGCCGATGGAACTGCACCAGCAGGTCGGCGTGATCAACAGCCTGATCGCACGTCTTGCGGCTCTGTTGTCAGCCCAGCGGCGGTTCATTGCCGATGCCTCGCACCAGTTGCGCACACCTTTGACCAACATGCGCACCCAGGTGGAACTCGCTCTCCGCACGACCACCTATGACGACATGCGCGCGATGCTGGAAAAGGTCGATGCGGCAGGCACCCGCCTGGTTCGATTGACCGGTCAATTGCTGACCCTCAGCCGGATCGAGGCAGGGTCCGACGGTTTTGCCAACTTCGCGTCATTCCCGATCGACGTGGTCGTGGCCGATGTCGTGTCCTGGGCGATCCCGTCCGCGCTGGAAAAGAATATCGAGATCTGCTTCGAGGCGGGCGACGGCAATATTCCGTTTCACGGCGATCAACATCCGATCGAACAGCTCGTTTCCAATCTCGTCGACAATGCCATACGCTACACGCCGGAATTCGGCGTCATCCTGATCCAGCTTTCGAAGCAGACCGATACGGTGCGCCTCATCATACAGGATAGTGGTCCGGGCCTGAGCGAACATGACCGGGAACGCGTATTGAACCGCTTCGATCGCGGCGCTCAGCCATCGGGGTCCGGCAGCGGGCTGGGTCTCAACATCGCGCAGGAAGTCGTCCGATTGCACCGCGGCACGATCCGGCTCCTGGACGGGCACGGGGACGGGCTGCGTGTGGAAGTTTGCTTGCCGCTGGAAATCAGGCCCGAATTATAG
- a CDS encoding SDR family NAD(P)-dependent oxidoreductase, with product MDATRLDGAIALVTGASGDIGAAVCSLLEARGAMVVRSDLRAPSGGKQEFLALDVTSEGSWAEVLGVIESRHGALDILVNNAGIAPMERIDAMALEDWRRCQQVNVEGVFLGLKHASPLLARSGSRRPGGAAVVNLCSGASDRPAAFSAAYCVSKAAARMLTRAAAVEFAALKMPIRVNSVHPGVVESAMMDDILATYSRITGGTPVETLRAGVAAGNPMGRFVDPAEVAEAVAFLASSAARYVHGDAIHVDGGYAAA from the coding sequence ATGGATGCGACCCGACTGGACGGCGCGATCGCGCTGGTGACCGGTGCAAGCGGTGATATCGGCGCAGCCGTGTGCAGCCTGCTGGAAGCACGCGGCGCCATGGTAGTGCGCTCCGACTTGCGCGCGCCGTCCGGGGGCAAGCAGGAATTCCTCGCGCTCGACGTTACCAGTGAAGGGAGCTGGGCCGAGGTGCTGGGCGTCATAGAAAGTCGCCACGGCGCGCTCGACATCCTGGTCAACAATGCGGGCATCGCGCCGATGGAGCGGATCGATGCCATGGCGCTGGAAGACTGGCGCCGCTGCCAGCAGGTGAACGTCGAGGGCGTCTTCCTCGGCCTCAAGCACGCCTCGCCGTTACTGGCGCGCAGCGGATCGCGGCGGCCCGGCGGTGCCGCGGTGGTCAACTTGTGCTCGGGCGCATCGGACCGGCCTGCCGCGTTCAGCGCCGCCTATTGCGTCAGCAAGGCCGCCGCACGGATGCTCACCCGGGCCGCTGCCGTCGAATTCGCCGCACTCAAGATGCCGATCCGCGTCAATTCGGTCCATCCCGGCGTAGTCGAGTCCGCGATGATGGACGATATTCTCGCCACTTATTCGCGGATCACCGGCGGGACCCCGGTGGAGACGCTGCGCGCGGGCGTTGCCGCAGGCAACCCGATGGGCCGTTTCGTAGACCCGGCCGAAGTTGCGGAAGCCGTGGCATTCCTCGCATCGAGCGCGGCTCGGTACGTCCACGGTGATGCGATCCACGTCGATGGAGGCTACGCCGCGGCCTGA
- a CDS encoding aromatic ring-hydroxylating oxygenase subunit alpha, whose translation MGRQDIDALMIDGRNADNLRGDPITGDRYTSVEFMQREWDHMWTRIWHVAGRTAELEEPGDYVVHNFMNESVFCVRQDDGSIKAFYNSCRHRGMRLVWDASSQDSFQCPYHGWVWGKDGVLNYAQDPQDFPQGNPCGKLRLKELRCATWGGFVWYTMDDEAPELLDFLSPMPDLYKNYPMDTAVRVFWMKIDLETNWKFATDNFSESYHTRTAHPQVPPWIDQDVDTARHEMWANGHGRTVQPMRPSLSDRLPDGVVHPFDMILQAWDIDPAAYPDYETKAMQGWLDLKAAKKRLWKERGYVHYEHMDDEEITDSPHTVMFPNVTISFLPDNLIFFRTEPHPTDPNKCTFDLWCMAFPVEGQAVVESIMAGPQPLREAEMQHRAFDNGRGVPEIKDQIVYQDMLLAEGQQKGMYSRGYTDAYLAAQETRVRFFHEVLNDYLEGRR comes from the coding sequence ATGGGAAGGCAAGACATCGACGCGCTGATGATTGATGGGCGCAACGCCGACAATCTTCGCGGCGACCCGATCACCGGCGACCGCTACACCTCGGTCGAATTCATGCAGCGCGAATGGGACCATATGTGGACCCGCATCTGGCACGTCGCCGGCCGCACGGCCGAGCTGGAGGAGCCGGGCGACTACGTCGTGCACAACTTCATGAACGAGTCCGTCTTCTGCGTCCGTCAGGACGACGGCTCGATCAAGGCGTTCTACAATTCGTGCCGCCACCGCGGCATGCGGCTGGTGTGGGACGCCAGTTCGCAGGACTCGTTCCAGTGCCCTTACCATGGCTGGGTCTGGGGCAAGGACGGCGTGCTGAACTATGCGCAGGACCCGCAGGACTTCCCGCAAGGCAACCCCTGCGGCAAGCTGAGGCTCAAGGAACTGCGCTGCGCCACCTGGGGCGGCTTCGTGTGGTACACGATGGACGACGAGGCGCCCGAACTGCTCGACTTCCTGTCGCCGATGCCGGACCTTTACAAGAACTACCCGATGGACACCGCCGTGCGCGTGTTCTGGATGAAGATCGACCTCGAAACCAACTGGAAGTTCGCCACCGACAACTTCTCCGAAAGCTATCACACCCGCACTGCGCACCCGCAGGTGCCGCCATGGATCGACCAGGACGTCGACACCGCGCGGCACGAGATGTGGGCGAACGGTCATGGCCGCACCGTGCAGCCGATGCGCCCCTCGCTGTCGGATCGCCTGCCAGACGGCGTGGTGCATCCCTTCGACATGATCCTGCAGGCGTGGGACATCGATCCCGCCGCCTACCCGGACTACGAGACCAAGGCGATGCAGGGCTGGCTCGACCTCAAGGCCGCCAAGAAGCGGCTGTGGAAGGAGCGCGGCTACGTCCACTACGAGCACATGGACGACGAGGAGATCACCGACAGCCCGCATACGGTGATGTTCCCCAACGTCACCATCAGCTTCCTGCCGGACAACCTGATTTTCTTCCGCACCGAGCCGCACCCCACCGACCCGAACAAGTGCACGTTCGATCTGTGGTGCATGGCCTTCCCGGTCGAGGGACAGGCCGTGGTGGAATCGATCATGGCCGGTCCCCAGCCGCTGCGCGAGGCCGAGATGCAGCACCGCGCCTTCGACAACGGCCGCGGCGTGCCCGAGATCAAGGACCAGATCGTCTATCAGGACATGCTTCTGGCGGAAGGCCAGCAGAAGGGCATGTATTCTCGCGGGTACACCGACGCCTATCTGGCCGCGCAGGAGACGCGGGTGCGCTTCTTCCATGAAGTGCTGAACGATTACCTCGAGGGGCGGCGCTAG